In the genome of Candidatus Rokuibacteriota bacterium, one region contains:
- a CDS encoding AI-2E family transporter yields the protein MNKGWGIIALVVAALYWLQGVLIPLALAVLLTFLLSPVVDILQRRGLGRVPAVLVTVLLALSVLGGVGWTLTRQMVTLADELPRYSLNIQHRIADLRGASKGGSMEKVQKTVEDVVGEIQKTDKPGVTSQKPIAVALESPSILAHLPSLLQALASAVVVAVLMVFMLLERRELRDRVILLIGYRRVTATTRALDEAGARISQYLLMQSIMNGSFGVVVGLGLFLIGVPYAVTWGSLAAALRFIPYVGTYSAALLPFALSLAIFPGWLQPALVVGLFLAEQVVTNMVIEPWLYSQSAGVSRVALLVAVTFWTWLWGPVGLLLATPLTVCLLVLGRHLPALGFLVVLMGDRPVIEAKARYYQRLLARDQDEAADIVEDYVSADGRESVYDAVLLPALYYAKQDRDRGLLSEGDTQFVGQATREILDVLAHDAPAPSERDPGDLSLSDRGADTRVWIVGCPARDEADALALEMVRHLLDPARYRIEMIGASMLTAEVVAWVDLHRPALLCIGAVAPGGLSQARHLCKRLRSQCPELKIVVGRWGLHDEKDADRRHLLAAGADHVETTVLDTQRTLTQVGLTLESAHAASPAS from the coding sequence ATGAACAAGGGTTGGGGAATCATCGCGCTCGTCGTAGCGGCCTTGTACTGGCTGCAGGGCGTGCTGATCCCGCTGGCGCTGGCCGTCCTGCTGACGTTCCTCCTGAGCCCCGTCGTCGACATCCTCCAGCGGCGGGGGCTGGGTCGGGTGCCGGCGGTCCTCGTGACTGTCCTCCTCGCCCTCTCGGTCCTGGGCGGGGTTGGCTGGACGCTCACTCGCCAGATGGTGACGCTCGCGGACGAGCTGCCACGGTACAGCCTGAACATCCAGCACAGAATCGCGGATCTTCGCGGAGCCAGCAAGGGCGGTTCCATGGAGAAGGTTCAGAAGACTGTGGAGGACGTCGTCGGCGAGATCCAGAAGACGGACAAGCCGGGCGTGACGAGTCAAAAGCCGATCGCCGTCGCCCTGGAGTCCCCGTCCATTCTCGCCCACCTGCCAAGCCTCCTCCAAGCGTTGGCGAGCGCGGTGGTCGTGGCTGTGCTCATGGTCTTCATGCTGCTCGAGCGCCGGGAGCTCCGGGATCGGGTGATTTTGCTGATCGGCTATCGGCGGGTGACGGCAACGACCAGAGCCTTGGACGAAGCCGGGGCGCGCATCAGCCAGTACCTACTCATGCAATCCATCATGAACGGCAGTTTTGGCGTGGTGGTAGGACTCGGCCTGTTCCTGATCGGGGTCCCTTACGCCGTCACCTGGGGGTCCCTGGCGGCAGCCCTTCGGTTCATCCCGTACGTGGGGACATACAGCGCGGCCCTCCTGCCGTTCGCCCTCAGCCTGGCGATCTTCCCAGGATGGCTCCAGCCGGCGCTGGTCGTCGGTCTATTCCTCGCGGAACAGGTCGTCACCAACATGGTGATCGAGCCGTGGCTGTACAGTCAGAGCGCCGGGGTCTCGCGGGTCGCGCTCCTGGTAGCGGTGACCTTCTGGACCTGGCTCTGGGGACCGGTGGGACTGCTGCTGGCGACGCCCCTGACGGTCTGCCTACTCGTGCTCGGCAGGCACCTGCCCGCCCTGGGGTTCCTCGTCGTCCTCATGGGTGACCGGCCGGTCATCGAGGCCAAGGCGCGCTATTACCAGCGACTGCTCGCGCGCGACCAGGACGAGGCGGCCGACATCGTCGAGGACTACGTGAGCGCGGACGGACGGGAGTCGGTCTACGACGCGGTGCTCCTGCCCGCGCTCTACTATGCGAAGCAGGACCGCGATCGCGGTCTGTTGAGCGAGGGTGACACGCAGTTCGTAGGACAGGCGACCCGAGAGATCCTCGACGTTCTCGCCCACGACGCTCCCGCCCCCTCAGAGAGGGACCCGGGGGACCTCTCCCTGAGTGACCGCGGCGCCGACACCCGGGTCTGGATCGTAGGGTGTCCCGCTCGCGATGAGGCGGATGCCCTGGCGCTCGAGATGGTGCGACATCTGCTGGACCCCGCGCGGTACCGGATCGAGATGATCGGCGCCTCGATGCTCACGGCCGAAGTGGTCGCCTGGGTCGACCTGCACCGCCCCGCGCTCCTCTGCATCGGGGCCGTGGCTCCGGGCGGCTTGAGCCAAGCGCGGCATCTCTGTAAGCGCCTGCGTTCGCAATGTCCAGAGCTCAAGATCGTGGTCGGTCGCTGGGGTCTCCACGACGAAAAGGATGCCGATCGCCGGCACCTGCTCGCGGCCGGGGCCGATCACGTCGAGACGACCGTGCTCGATACGCAGCGGACGCTGACCCAGGTGGGGCTGACGCTCGAGAGTGCCCACGCTGCGTCACCCGCATCGTGA
- a CDS encoding helix-hairpin-helix domain-containing protein: MPTRVRVNLANAQELLELPGITPAEVEIIVRFRAEHGPIGDADQLERLLSRHPIPDMLKERADFSPADSTAPEAPGA, encoded by the coding sequence ATGCCAACCCGAGTGAGAGTCAATCTGGCCAACGCACAAGAGTTGCTGGAGCTTCCCGGAATCACCCCCGCCGAGGTAGAGATCATCGTGAGGTTTCGCGCTGAGCATGGCCCCATTGGAGACGCCGATCAGCTGGAGCGCCTTCTGAGCCGTCACCCCATCCCCGACATGCTCAAGGAGCGCGCCGATTTTTCCCCGGCCGACAGCACCGCCCCCGAGGCTCCGGGTGCCTAA